From one Sphaeramia orbicularis chromosome 9, fSphaOr1.1, whole genome shotgun sequence genomic stretch:
- the areg gene encoding amphiregulin — protein MNPLVLTCLLCFVVCAAVSAEGSEVTYSTELSGVTGGPSSGEGLQSSLSDDDEVEEHEDVSAGANQNHVFHMNNDERRKRKGKGKKRNRQQVKSTTSMNPEYSFYTSGYESPFSTTLDPCTSSHLGYCIHGYCKYMEGLPEPVCICMKGYDGERCGIQTLLTGRNRNDDDESSSNTELVQTVLVVIAVVLSVISCAAIILMTCAHYRSHKNFLASYLGTATEQEKLQKPSGDAMV, from the exons ATGAACCCTCTCGTTCTCACCTGTCTCCTGTGCTTCG TCGTCTGCGCTGCTGTCAGtgctgaggggtcagaggtcacatattCCACTGAACTGAGTGGAGTGACCGGGGGTCCGTCCTCGGGGGAGGGCCTCCAGAGTTCACTGAGCGATGATGACGAGGTGGAAGAACACGAAGATGTTTCAGCGGGAGCCAATCAAAACCACG TGTTTCACATGAATAATGatgagaggaggaaaaggaaaggCAAAGGCAAGAAGAGGAACAGGCAGCAGGTCAAAAGCACGACCTCCATGAACCCCGAGTACTCGTTCTACACCAGCGGGTACGAGTCCCCTTTCAGCACCACCCTGGACCCGTGCACCTCCAGCCACCTGGGATACTGTATCCATGGATACTGCAAATACATGGAGGGTCTGCCGGAGCCCGTGTGCAT ctgtatgAAGGGTTACGACGGTGAACGCTGTGGGATCCAGACTCTGTTGACAGGACGAAAcaggaatgatgatgatgaaagcaGCAGCAACACTGAGCTGGTCCAGACCGTCCTCGTAGTCATTGCCGTGGTCCTGTCAGTCATCAGCTGCGCCGCCATCATCCTCATGACCTGCGCTCA TTACAGGTCCCATAAAAACTTCTTGGCATCGTACCTGGGAACTGCGACAGAGCAGGAGAAACTCCAGAAACCCAGTGGAGACGCGATGGTGTGA